From Anopheles arabiensis isolate DONGOLA chromosome 3, AaraD3, whole genome shotgun sequence, a single genomic window includes:
- the LOC120901316 gene encoding S-adenosylmethionine sensor upstream of mTORC1: MATQEQLELSGLIKSVHQRLRDSAKQQDPEAVWKEHVRDAGLLKSYAEAMHKLATCYWDRTMEVSCKRSNSRIEWVVASCRSYFHGATPLLYLFREKDDKVMQAIDGIGHQPDHRPYTIDRIRLLDVGSCYDPFACFPDFDVTAIDIAPACASVWHCDFLEAEVLKSLTEPLISVEHRSIDAFPSEQYDAIVFSLLLEYLPSPDQRLRCCRKAYELLKPEGILLIITPDSRHQGANAKLMKNWRYTLGLMGFGRIKIEKLEHVTCMVYRKCIFPAVSKRWCDIHREAYMQPVLNIPQDFNESKVDRREQEDEMAVCRTEEDEGEIREAFAGLPFLDS, translated from the coding sequence ATGGCCACGCAGGAACAGCTTGAACTGTCCGGGTTGATAAAATCCGTCCACCAGCGTCTTCGCGACTCGGCCAAACAGCAAGACCCGGAAGCAGTATGGAAGGAACACGTACGCGATGCCGGACTGCTGAAAAGCTACGCCGAAGCGATGCACAAACTGGCCACCTGCTACTGGGACCGGACGATGGAGGTAAGCTGCAAACGATCAAACAGCCGCATCGAATGGGTGGTGGCGTCCTGCCGGAGCTACTTTCATGGAGCGACCCCCCTGCTGTACCTGTTCCGCGAGAAGGATGACAAGGTGATGCAGGCAATCGACGGCATCGGCCACCAACCCGACCATCGTCCGTACACGATCGATCGAATACGGCTGCTCGATGTGGGAAGCTGTTACGATCCGTTCGCGTGCTTTCCGGATTTCGACGTAACGGCCATCGACATCGCACCGGCCTGTGCGTCGGTATGGCATTGTGATTTTCTCGAAGCGGAAGTGTTGAAGAGTCTTACAGAACCGCTCATATCGGTCGAGCACCGTTCGATCGATGCGTTCCCCAGCGAACAGTACGATGCGATCGTGTTTAGCTTGCTGCTGGAGTATCTGCCCTCTCCGGACCAACGGTTGCGATGCTGCCGGAAAGCGTACGAGCTGCTGAAACCGGAAGGCATCCTGCTGATCATAACGCCGGACAGCCGGCACCAGGGAGCGAATGCAAAGCTGATGAAGAACTGGCGCTACACGCTGGGGCTGATGGGGTTCGGGCGCATCAAGATAGAGAAGCTGGAGCACGTGACGTGCATGGTGTACCGGAAGTGCATCTTTCCGGCGGTGAGCAAACGGTGGTGTGACATACATCGGGAAGCGTACATGCAGCCGGTGTTGAACATTCCGCAGGATTTTAACGAGTCGAAGGTGGATAGGCGGGAGCAGGAGGACGAAATGGCAGTTTGCCGAACAGAGGAGGACGAGGGTGAAATAAGGGAAGCGTTTGCGGGGTTACCATTTTTGGATAGTTAA